In Deltaproteobacteria bacterium, the following proteins share a genomic window:
- the hrcA gene encoding heat-inducible transcription repressor HrcA, whose translation MHELRELPERLSEVLLAVLRGYVESGLPIGSRDACEQSGLRVSSATVRGAMSELMELGLLEQPHTSAGRVPTDAAFRLWVDELLHAPARGHALPRELARELEGPVGAVEDGLRRAADVLTHVTGQLGFCLAHDGERLRLAALRFVRVSSERVMAILVSEGDVVRTRLLDERDCDQRKLDRISASLSRLVAGLTLEEARSRLEAEIEGDRAQRDALWRRHVALGRLGLQVEVGAELYVGDRSQILCQPEFEDGPRLRELLRALDEKQRMLALLDNVLSAGELRVVIGDELGDPGVARCAVVAEPVGSAPLRGGLGVIGPVRMRYDRVIPVVRYVSGKLGPALT comes from the coding sequence GTGCACGAGCTTCGCGAGCTGCCCGAGCGTCTGTCCGAGGTCCTGCTGGCCGTGCTGCGCGGCTACGTCGAGAGCGGCCTGCCGATCGGCTCGCGCGACGCCTGCGAGCAGAGCGGGCTGCGGGTCTCCTCGGCGACGGTGCGCGGGGCGATGAGCGAGCTGATGGAGCTCGGCCTGCTCGAGCAGCCGCACACCTCGGCCGGTCGCGTGCCGACGGACGCCGCGTTCCGGCTCTGGGTCGACGAGCTTCTGCACGCTCCCGCGCGCGGCCACGCCTTGCCGCGCGAGCTCGCGCGCGAGCTCGAAGGGCCCGTCGGCGCCGTCGAGGACGGCCTGCGCCGCGCGGCGGACGTGCTCACGCACGTCACCGGCCAGCTCGGCTTCTGCCTGGCGCACGACGGCGAGCGGCTGCGGCTGGCGGCCCTGCGCTTCGTGCGCGTCTCGAGCGAGCGCGTGATGGCGATCCTGGTCTCGGAAGGCGACGTCGTGCGCACGCGCCTTCTCGACGAGCGCGACTGCGACCAGCGCAAGCTCGACCGTATCTCCGCGTCGCTCTCTCGGCTGGTCGCCGGGCTCACGCTCGAAGAGGCGCGCAGCCGCCTCGAAGCCGAGATCGAGGGCGACCGCGCCCAGCGCGACGCGCTCTGGCGCAGGCACGTGGCGCTCGGCCGGCTCGGGCTGCAGGTCGAGGTCGGGGCGGAGCTGTACGTCGGCGATCGCAGCCAGATCCTCTGCCAGCCCGAGTTCGAGGACGGCCCGCGGCTGCGCGAGCTGCTGCGCGCGCTCGACGAGAAGCAGCGCATGCTCGCGCTCCTCGACAACGTGCTCTCGGCCGGCGAGCTCCGCGTCGTGATCGGCGACGAGCTCGGCGACCCCGGCGTCGCGCGCTGTGCGGTGGTGGCGGAGCCGGTCGGATCGGCGCCGCTTCGCGGCGGGCTCGGCGTGATCGGCCCGGTGCGCATGCGCTACGATCGGGTGATCCCGGTGGTGCGCTACGTGTCGGGAAAGCTCGGACCCGCCCTCACCTGA
- the ggt gene encoding gamma-glutamyltransferase: MRRRAREMRRGRARRRARRCVGASRARTLARARERVIRSAAMRNITRVGWLVVCASLLLAPLARLAIAAEPGPAWGKRGMVVTSVGPAAAAGREILGRGGNAVDAAVATAFAAGVAHQYSSGIGGGGFAVVYMAESGEVSALDARETAPASASELAYLDDQGKPIPGATLAGPRAVAVPGLVQGLYELHHRYGSLEWRELVKPAIRLCRDGVEVAPGERRMLQMVAPRLAGFPETARIQLDAGQVPELGWRLYQPDLARTLEEIGARGGGALAYGHLARKIVDATGGALSLDDLAGYQPIWRDPVRGTYRGLSVVSMPPPSSGGVLLVEMLNALEPYDLAALGANSSQTVNLIAGAMKLAFADRAEYLGDPGFVRVPTEHLTSKAYGNQLAALLRPPFFLLRAPWNWGKPAIPKTRRAAPAPPDDRGTTQISVVDEQGNAVSLTQTVNTLFGSLITVPGTGIVLNNEMDDFSLPGTPNAWGAVGQAANSIQPGKRPLSSMTPTIVLDGDQVRYVVGSPMGTFIISAVLQTLLNSVDFGLGPEQAVALPRFHHQWSPDVLMVEPGHPRDVLEKLGAWGHRVEPSRFPMGAVQLIVREKGSDTWLGSTDPRRDGAALGY; encoded by the coding sequence ATGCGAAGACGAGCGCGAGAGATGCGGCGAGGACGAGCGCGCCGGCGCGCGCGGCGATGCGTCGGAGCGTCACGGGCGCGAACGCTAGCACGCGCGCGAGAGCGCGTGATACGGTCCGCGGCCATGCGCAACATCACTCGCGTCGGCTGGCTCGTCGTCTGCGCTTCACTGCTGCTGGCGCCGCTCGCGCGGCTCGCAATCGCGGCCGAGCCCGGTCCGGCGTGGGGCAAGCGCGGCATGGTCGTGACGTCGGTCGGGCCGGCGGCGGCGGCGGGGCGCGAGATCCTCGGGCGCGGCGGGAACGCGGTGGACGCGGCAGTCGCGACCGCCTTCGCGGCGGGGGTCGCGCACCAGTACAGCTCGGGGATCGGCGGTGGCGGATTCGCGGTGGTGTACATGGCGGAGTCGGGCGAGGTGAGCGCGCTCGACGCGCGCGAGACCGCGCCCGCGTCGGCGAGCGAGCTCGCCTACCTGGACGATCAGGGCAAGCCGATCCCTGGCGCGACGCTCGCGGGCCCGCGCGCGGTGGCGGTGCCGGGCCTGGTGCAGGGGCTGTACGAGCTGCACCACCGCTACGGGTCGCTCGAATGGCGCGAGCTGGTGAAGCCGGCGATAAGGCTCTGCCGCGACGGCGTCGAGGTCGCGCCCGGCGAGCGGCGCATGCTGCAGATGGTCGCGCCGCGGCTCGCGGGCTTTCCCGAGACCGCGCGAATCCAGCTCGACGCAGGGCAGGTGCCGGAGCTCGGCTGGCGGCTCTACCAGCCCGATCTCGCGCGCACGCTCGAGGAGATCGGCGCGCGCGGCGGCGGGGCGCTCGCGTACGGGCATCTCGCGCGAAAGATCGTCGACGCGACCGGCGGCGCGCTCTCGCTCGACGATCTCGCCGGCTACCAGCCGATCTGGCGCGATCCGGTGCGCGGCACGTACCGCGGGCTCTCGGTGGTGTCGATGCCGCCGCCGAGCTCGGGCGGCGTGCTTCTGGTCGAGATGCTGAATGCGCTGGAGCCCTACGACCTCGCCGCGCTGGGCGCGAACTCGAGCCAGACGGTGAACCTGATCGCGGGCGCGATGAAGCTCGCCTTCGCGGATCGCGCCGAGTATCTCGGCGATCCGGGCTTCGTGCGGGTTCCGACCGAGCATCTCACGTCGAAGGCGTACGGCAATCAGCTCGCGGCGCTGCTGCGCCCGCCGTTCTTCCTGCTGCGCGCGCCGTGGAACTGGGGCAAGCCGGCGATTCCGAAGACGCGCCGCGCCGCGCCGGCGCCGCCCGACGATCGCGGCACGACACAGATCTCGGTCGTCGACGAGCAGGGCAACGCGGTGTCGCTCACGCAGACCGTGAACACGCTGTTCGGCTCGCTCATCACCGTGCCGGGAACCGGAATCGTGCTGAACAACGAGATGGACGACTTCTCGCTTCCCGGCACCCCCAACGCCTGGGGCGCGGTCGGCCAGGCCGCGAACTCGATCCAGCCCGGAAAGCGGCCGCTCTCGAGCATGACGCCGACGATCGTGCTCGACGGCGACCAGGTCCGCTACGTCGTCGGCAGCCCGATGGGCACGTTCATCATCAGCGCGGTGCTGCAGACGCTGCTGAACAGCGTCGACTTCGGGCTCGGGCCGGAGCAGGCGGTGGCGCTGCCGCGCTTCCACCACCAGTGGAGCCCCGACGTGCTGATGGTCGAGCCGGGCCACCCGCGCGACGTGCTCGAGAAGCTCGGCGCCTGGGGCCACCGCGTCGAGCCGAGCCGCTTTCCGATGGGCGCGGTGCAGCTGATCGTGCGCGAGAAGGGCTCCGACACCTGGCTCGGCTCGACCGATCCGCGCCGCGACGGCGCGGCGCTGGGCTACTAG
- a CDS encoding ribbon-helix-helix protein, CopG family has translation MLVVSSWPCEYSDVAARKSKRGGARPGAGRPAILEERRSVTLHIEAAQRERLGQIAEARGVSVSDLIRQAIDAFLRRSRGEKR, from the coding sequence GTGCTTGTAGTTTCTAGTTGGCCATGCGAGTATTCCGACGTGGCCGCAAGGAAGAGCAAGCGGGGCGGAGCCAGGCCAGGCGCAGGGCGGCCGGCAATCCTCGAGGAACGGCGCTCCGTGACGCTGCACATCGAAGCCGCGCAGAGGGAGCGCCTGGGGCAGATCGCCGAGGCGCGCGGGGTTTCGGTCTCGGACCTGATCCGACAGGCGATCGACGCCTTCCTGCGGCGCTCCCGAGGGGAAAAGCGATGA
- a CDS encoding peptidylprolyl isomerase, producing MLRVRGHGEIRFELLPDKAPRHVASFKSLAAAHFYDGTTFHRVIPRFLIQGGDPNSKDADPANDGFGGPGYALRAEFNDLPHLPGTVSMGRASGPDSAGSQFFIMTTASEPWRPKLDGQYTAFGRVLSGQDIVDRISAAPRDANDRPLADVVVESVTVEPG from the coding sequence GTGCTGCGCGTGCGCGGCCACGGCGAGATCCGCTTCGAGCTCCTGCCCGACAAGGCCCCGCGCCACGTCGCGAGCTTCAAGTCGCTGGCCGCCGCGCACTTCTACGACGGAACCACCTTCCACCGCGTGATCCCCCGCTTCCTGATCCAGGGCGGCGACCCCAACTCGAAGGACGCCGACCCCGCCAACGACGGCTTCGGCGGCCCCGGCTACGCGCTTCGCGCCGAGTTCAACGACCTGCCCCACCTGCCCGGCACCGTCTCGATGGGCCGCGCCTCCGGCCCCGACAGCGCCGGCTCGCAGTTCTTCATCATGACCACCGCCTCCGAGCCCTGGCGCCCGAAGCTCGACGGCCAGTACACCGCCTTCGGCCGGGTCCTCTCGGGCCAGGACATCGTCGACCGCATCTCCGCCGCCCCCCGCGACGCCAACGACCGCCCGCTCGCCGACGTGGTGGTCGAGAGCGTGACGGTCGAGCCGGGCTGA
- the hemW gene encoding radical SAM family heme chaperone HemW: protein MRPSRGSSARESRSRARSRTRRADRARRSLGYYASSGSSPTRFGPHRIRGLASQTSSGAGEADLGLYVHVPFCEHVCPYCDFDVIGVRRLAERDEREFVDLALRELDLLRERVAGREIATVYFGGGTPALLSPESISRLLAAFSAELRFASPEITVELNPGQLEVARVPALREAGVTRLSLGVQAFDDAVLRRLGRAQKGREALRGLEACLAAGFPTLSVDLIYGAPGQSLDTQLRDVETAIDLGVPHVSAYSLTIEPGTPFALGAERGVLDLPDEDTVLAMSRLLRSRLAAAGIAQYEISSYARPGHRSRHNQRYWLRGDVLGLGPSSATLLGASRWRNARTLGEWRAALEGDRLPIVDSETLSDEQARRETLYLGLRRLDGVSRADFLRRFGAAPEAFFAAELAALRERGLICDEAGALKLTERGILFADEVFSGLLGDDGGR from the coding sequence TTGCGTCCTTCTCGAGGCTCATCGGCTCGCGAGTCGAGGTCGCGGGCGCGATCGCGCACGCGCAGAGCAGACAGAGCAAGGCGATCCCTGGGCTACTACGCAAGCTCCGGCTCCTCCCCGACGCGCTTCGGGCCGCATAGGATACGGGGGTTGGCCTCTCAGACAAGCAGCGGCGCGGGCGAAGCCGACCTCGGGCTGTACGTGCACGTGCCGTTCTGCGAGCACGTCTGCCCGTACTGCGACTTCGACGTCATTGGCGTGCGGCGGCTGGCCGAGCGCGACGAGCGCGAATTCGTCGATCTGGCACTGCGCGAGCTCGATCTCTTGCGCGAGCGCGTCGCCGGCCGCGAGATCGCGACCGTGTACTTCGGCGGCGGCACGCCCGCGCTGCTCTCGCCCGAGTCGATCTCGCGGCTACTCGCGGCGTTCTCGGCCGAGCTGCGCTTCGCGTCGCCCGAGATCACCGTCGAGCTGAACCCGGGCCAGCTCGAGGTCGCCCGCGTTCCCGCGCTTCGCGAGGCCGGCGTGACGCGCCTGTCGCTGGGCGTGCAGGCCTTCGACGACGCGGTGCTGCGCAGGCTCGGCCGCGCTCAGAAGGGTAGGGAGGCGCTGCGCGGGCTCGAGGCCTGCCTGGCCGCGGGTTTCCCCACGCTCTCGGTCGACCTGATCTACGGAGCGCCCGGCCAGAGCCTCGACACGCAGCTCCGCGACGTCGAGACCGCGATCGACCTCGGCGTTCCGCACGTCTCGGCCTACTCGCTCACGATCGAGCCCGGCACGCCGTTCGCGCTCGGCGCCGAGCGGGGTGTGCTCGACCTTCCCGACGAGGACACCGTGCTCGCGATGAGCCGCTTGCTCCGCTCGCGCCTGGCCGCCGCGGGGATCGCGCAGTACGAGATCTCGAGCTACGCGCGCCCGGGGCACCGCTCGCGCCACAACCAGCGCTACTGGCTGCGCGGCGACGTGCTCGGTCTGGGCCCGTCGTCGGCGACTCTACTCGGCGCTTCGCGCTGGCGGAACGCGCGCACGCTCGGCGAGTGGCGCGCGGCGCTCGAAGGCGATCGACTCCCGATCGTCGATTCCGAGACGCTCTCCGACGAGCAGGCCCGCCGCGAGACGCTCTACCTGGGCCTGCGCCGGCTCGACGGCGTGAGCCGCGCCGACTTCCTGCGCCGCTTCGGCGCCGCCCCCGAGGCGTTCTTCGCGGCCGAGCTCGCGGCGCTTCGCGAGCGCGGCCTGATCTGCGACGAGGCCGGCGCGCTGAAGCTCACAGAGCGGGGAATCCTCTTCGCGGACGAGGTCTTCTCCGGCCTGCTCGGCGACGACGGCGGGCGTTGA
- the grpE gene encoding nucleotide exchange factor GrpE, with protein MSDSKGPKVDLPEELIAELESSGEAAPEPPAANAADAAEIADLKERYLRLAAEYDNFRKRNLRERQDLLNYANESIVKDLLPVVDNLERAVVHGRKEEQRADSENLLQGVELTHRALMQILGRFGVVEIEAAGKPFDPQVHEAVRRVVTSEHAPGTVVEVHQKGYRLKDRLLRPAMVAVAGEPG; from the coding sequence ATGAGCGACTCCAAGGGGCCGAAGGTCGACCTTCCCGAAGAGCTGATCGCTGAGCTCGAGAGCAGCGGCGAAGCCGCGCCCGAGCCGCCCGCCGCGAACGCCGCCGATGCGGCGGAGATCGCGGATCTGAAGGAACGCTATCTGCGCCTCGCCGCCGAGTACGACAATTTCCGCAAGCGGAACCTGCGGGAACGCCAGGACCTGCTCAACTACGCCAACGAGAGCATCGTCAAGGACCTGCTTCCGGTCGTCGATAACCTCGAGCGGGCCGTCGTTCATGGTCGCAAGGAGGAGCAGCGAGCCGACAGCGAGAACCTTCTGCAAGGGGTCGAGCTCACCCACCGCGCGCTGATGCAGATCTTGGGACGCTTCGGCGTCGTCGAGATCGAGGCCGCGGGAAAGCCGTTCGATCCCCAGGTGCACGAGGCGGTGCGACGCGTCGTCACGAGCGAGCACGCACCCGGCACCGTCGTCGAGGTGCACCAGAAGGGATATCGACTGAAGGATCGACTGCTGCGTCCGGCCATGGTCGCGGTCGCAGGCGAACCGGGATAG
- a CDS encoding insulinase family protein: MSLEKDAMLRTTLPNGLEVILVEDHSAPVVALNVWVRVGSGDERDEQWGMAHVHEHMLFKGTERRGVGEIARTVEGAGGNINAFTSHDMTVYHITMASRDLPVGIDVLADAMQGSTFDATELAKEEEVVIEEIRRSDDSPDNLLSQVLFATAFQTHPYRKEVIGTQASVRSFTREGLLDFYHSWYVPNNMTMIAVGDFDPKAVLAQIEGAFAAAKPRADLAHPRAPEPEQSAPRAAVVPSQFEQSLLGIGWKITAFENPDTPYLDLLGMVLGSGDSSRLYREVKDRAQLVHGIHASSYTPLDPGLFVVDAELDADKIEATVGAIAEQIRRVRDLGPSEAELERARTNLLASQVHERETMQGQAQKLGYFEVLAGGIEAEALYLERVRRATQADLQRVAKTYLSPERATVVALTAKDANGSVDSAKLLAALERGAGSAGPKLDFVELRDGIREYRLPNGLRVVVKRNENVPLVSLRLSFLGGLLAETESTQGITSFLAEMLSRGTTSRSSTQLATEIEDIAGDLSGFSGRNSFGLQAEFLTESLDTGLDLFADVLLHPAFPPDEIAKVKVERMAALRRREDSLSTKAFEAFQQAIYPEHPYRFSSIGTAKSISSLDREALARYFARYAQPANGVLGVVGNVDPDGIVAAIASHLSDWPGSGTVALPARKTPEAPARMREVSLAKNKNQAHVVYGFLSLTIGDPDLPALDVLTQILSGQGGRLFLELRDKQSLAYTVGAFDREGVDRGIWGVYIAGEPAKLGEMTGGIEKELAKIVEGPIPDEELARAKAYLIGSQAVSLQRFGTQASLLSLDDLYGLGATYHLDYDQRISAVSVDDVKRVAKRVIRLDAPVIAIVK, translated from the coding sequence ATGAGCCTCGAGAAGGACGCAATGCTCAGAACCACACTGCCCAACGGCCTCGAGGTGATCCTGGTCGAAGACCACTCCGCGCCGGTCGTGGCGCTGAACGTCTGGGTCCGGGTCGGAAGCGGCGACGAGCGCGACGAGCAGTGGGGCATGGCGCACGTGCACGAACACATGCTCTTCAAGGGCACCGAGCGCCGCGGCGTGGGCGAGATCGCGCGCACGGTCGAGGGCGCCGGCGGGAACATCAACGCGTTCACCTCGCACGACATGACCGTCTACCACATCACGATGGCGAGCCGTGACCTGCCGGTGGGAATCGACGTGCTCGCCGACGCGATGCAGGGCTCGACCTTCGACGCGACCGAACTCGCGAAAGAGGAAGAGGTCGTGATCGAGGAGATCCGCCGCTCCGACGACTCACCCGACAATCTCCTCTCGCAGGTGTTGTTCGCGACCGCGTTCCAGACCCACCCCTACCGCAAAGAGGTGATCGGCACGCAGGCGAGCGTGCGAAGCTTCACGCGCGAGGGCCTGCTCGACTTCTACCACTCGTGGTACGTGCCGAACAACATGACCATGATCGCGGTCGGCGACTTCGACCCGAAGGCCGTGCTCGCGCAGATCGAGGGTGCGTTCGCCGCAGCGAAACCGCGCGCCGACCTGGCGCACCCGCGCGCGCCCGAGCCGGAGCAGAGCGCGCCGCGCGCCGCGGTGGTGCCGAGCCAGTTCGAGCAGTCGCTGCTCGGGATCGGCTGGAAGATCACCGCGTTCGAGAATCCCGACACGCCGTACCTCGACCTGCTCGGGATGGTGCTCGGCAGCGGCGACAGCTCGCGGCTCTACCGCGAGGTGAAGGACCGCGCGCAGCTCGTGCACGGAATCCACGCTAGCTCCTACACGCCGCTCGATCCGGGGCTCTTCGTCGTCGACGCGGAGCTCGACGCCGACAAGATCGAGGCGACCGTCGGCGCGATCGCCGAGCAGATCCGGCGCGTGCGCGACCTGGGCCCGTCCGAGGCCGAGCTCGAGCGCGCGCGCACGAACCTGCTCGCGAGCCAGGTGCACGAGCGCGAGACGATGCAGGGCCAGGCGCAGAAGCTCGGCTACTTCGAGGTTCTCGCCGGCGGGATCGAGGCCGAGGCGCTGTACCTGGAGCGCGTGCGCCGCGCGACGCAGGCCGACCTGCAGCGCGTGGCGAAGACCTACCTGTCGCCGGAGCGCGCGACCGTGGTCGCGCTCACCGCGAAGGACGCGAACGGCTCGGTCGACTCCGCGAAGCTGCTCGCGGCGCTGGAACGCGGCGCGGGAAGCGCCGGGCCGAAGCTCGACTTCGTCGAGCTTCGCGACGGGATCCGCGAGTACCGGCTCCCGAACGGGCTGCGCGTGGTGGTGAAGCGCAACGAGAACGTGCCGCTGGTCTCGCTGCGGCTCTCGTTCCTGGGCGGACTGCTCGCCGAGACCGAGAGCACGCAGGGAATCACGTCGTTCCTGGCCGAGATGCTCTCGCGCGGAACGACATCGCGAAGCTCCACGCAGCTCGCGACCGAGATCGAGGACATCGCGGGAGATCTCTCCGGCTTCTCGGGGCGCAATAGCTTCGGCTTGCAGGCGGAGTTTCTGACCGAGTCGCTCGACACCGGGCTCGACCTGTTCGCCGACGTGCTGCTCCACCCGGCCTTCCCGCCGGACGAGATCGCCAAGGTCAAGGTCGAGCGGATGGCCGCGCTGCGCCGCCGCGAGGACAGCCTTTCCACCAAGGCGTTCGAGGCGTTCCAGCAGGCAATCTATCCCGAGCATCCCTACCGCTTCTCGTCGATCGGCACCGCGAAGTCGATATCGTCGCTCGATCGCGAGGCGCTCGCGCGCTACTTCGCGAGGTACGCGCAGCCCGCAAACGGCGTGCTCGGCGTGGTCGGGAACGTCGATCCCGACGGGATCGTCGCCGCGATCGCATCGCACCTTTCCGACTGGCCCGGCAGCGGAACCGTCGCGCTGCCGGCGCGAAAGACGCCCGAGGCGCCCGCGCGAATGCGCGAGGTCTCGCTAGCGAAGAACAAGAACCAGGCGCACGTGGTCTACGGCTTCCTCTCGCTCACGATCGGCGACCCCGACCTGCCCGCGCTCGACGTGCTGACGCAGATCCTCTCGGGTCAGGGCGGGCGGCTCTTCCTCGAGCTGCGCGACAAGCAGAGCCTGGCCTACACGGTGGGGGCGTTCGACCGCGAGGGCGTGGACCGCGGCATCTGGGGCGTGTACATCGCGGGCGAGCCCGCGAAGCTCGGCGAGATGACGGGCGGGATCGAGAAGGAGCTCGCGAAGATCGTCGAGGGGCCGATCCCCGACGAGGAGCTCGCGCGCGCGAAGGCGTACCTGATCGGGAGCCAGGCCGTGTCGCTGCAGCGCTTCGGCACGCAGGCGAGCCTGCTCTCGCTCGACGATCTGTACGGGCTCGGCGCGACCTACCACCTGGACTACGACCAGCGCATCAGCGCGGTCAGCGTCGACGACGTGAAGCGCGTCGCCAAACGCGTGATCCGGCTCGACGCGCCGGTGATCGCGATCGTGAAGTAG